The following are encoded in a window of Algiphilus aromaticivorans DG1253 genomic DNA:
- a CDS encoding lipid-transfer protein — protein sequence MSTAVHILGAGMHPWGKWGHHFTRYGVFAARAALAESGVDWRDVGFVSGAATVRCGYPGYVAGATFAQALGWQGAQVHTSYAACASGAQALNAARAKIAAGECEVALVVGADTTPKGFLKPNAGERPDDPDWVRFRLGITNPTYFALYARRRMALYGDTVEDFAQVKVKNAAHGADNERARYRKRFTAEDVANSPTVADPLRLMDVCATSDGGAALVVCSADYARRMGRADSPRVAAISTATPTFASSTVEMPDLATDSAASAEPHAFRATMPRAAFEQAGIGPEDVDVAEVYDLSTALELDWMEDLGLCPRGEAAQWLRRGDTAIGGKLPVNPSGGLACFGEAVPAQAIAQVCELHWQLTGTSGSRQIEGARVGVTANQGLFGHGSCVIVQR from the coding sequence ATGAGCACGGCAGTCCATATCCTCGGCGCCGGCATGCACCCCTGGGGCAAGTGGGGGCATCACTTCACGCGCTACGGCGTGTTCGCCGCACGCGCCGCACTGGCCGAGTCCGGTGTGGACTGGCGTGACGTTGGCTTTGTCTCTGGCGCGGCCACGGTGCGCTGCGGTTACCCGGGCTATGTCGCCGGCGCGACCTTCGCGCAGGCGCTGGGCTGGCAGGGTGCGCAGGTGCACACCTCCTACGCCGCCTGTGCCTCCGGCGCGCAGGCGCTGAACGCCGCGCGCGCCAAGATCGCGGCCGGTGAGTGCGAGGTCGCGCTGGTGGTCGGCGCTGACACCACGCCCAAGGGCTTTCTCAAGCCCAACGCCGGCGAGCGGCCGGATGATCCGGACTGGGTGCGCTTCCGGCTCGGCATCACCAACCCGACCTATTTCGCGCTCTATGCGCGTCGGCGCATGGCCCTCTACGGCGACACCGTGGAGGACTTCGCACAGGTCAAGGTCAAGAACGCCGCGCATGGCGCGGACAACGAGCGCGCGCGTTATCGCAAGCGCTTCACGGCCGAGGATGTCGCCAACTCGCCGACGGTGGCGGATCCGCTGCGGCTGATGGATGTCTGCGCGACCTCCGACGGCGGCGCCGCGTTGGTGGTCTGCAGTGCCGATTACGCGCGTCGCATGGGTCGCGCCGACAGCCCGCGTGTCGCCGCCATTTCCACTGCCACGCCGACCTTCGCGTCGAGCACGGTGGAGATGCCGGATCTGGCCACCGACTCGGCCGCATCGGCCGAGCCGCACGCCTTCCGCGCCACCATGCCGCGCGCGGCCTTCGAGCAGGCCGGCATCGGCCCTGAGGATGTCGACGTGGCCGAGGTCTACGATCTCTCCACCGCGCTGGAACTGGACTGGATGGAGGATCTCGGCCTGTGCCCGCGCGGCGAGGCGGCCCAGTGGCTGCGCCGCGGCGATACAGCCATCGGCGGCAAGCTGCCGGTAAACCCGAGCGGCGGCCTGGCCTGCTTCGGCGAGGCCGTGCCGGCCCAGGCCATCGCCCAGGTCTGCGAGCTGCACTGGCAGCTCACTGGGACCAGCGGCTCGCGTCAGATCGAGGGCGCGCGCGTGGGCGTGACTGCCAATCAGGGCCTCTTCGGCCACGGCTCCTGCGTCATCGTGCAGCGCTGA
- a CDS encoding Zn-ribbon domain-containing OB-fold protein, with the protein MSAQRPALEGYLTEVDGVPHLLGSRCTACGTVYFPRLDSFCRHPDCDSDSFEDAPLSRRGRLWSYTNAAYQPPPPYVPVSDPYEPFAIAAVELDAERMVVLGQCATGVDVADLQVGMEMELVVEPLFSDEEGDALTWKWRPTASPLPQGEGGTVGAADGGERVA; encoded by the coding sequence ATGAGCGCGCAGCGCCCCGCCTTGGAAGGCTATCTCACCGAAGTCGACGGGGTGCCGCATTTGCTGGGCAGCCGCTGCACCGCTTGCGGCACGGTCTATTTTCCGAGGTTGGACAGCTTCTGCCGGCATCCGGACTGCGACAGCGACTCCTTCGAGGACGCGCCGCTGTCGCGTCGCGGCCGGCTGTGGAGCTACACCAATGCGGCCTATCAGCCGCCGCCACCCTACGTGCCGGTGAGTGATCCCTACGAACCCTTTGCCATCGCCGCCGTGGAGCTCGATGCCGAGCGCATGGTCGTGCTCGGCCAGTGCGCGACCGGCGTCGATGTGGCGGATCTGCAAGTCGGCATGGAAATGGAACTCGTCGTGGAGCCGCTGTTCTCGGACGAGGAAGGCGATGCGCTAACCTGGAAGTGGCGTCCGACTGCTTCCCCTCTCCCTCAGGGAGAGGGGGGAACCGTCGGCGCAGCCGACGGTGGGGAGAGGGTCGCATGA
- a CDS encoding CoA-transferase subunit beta gives MSEQATLAELMIVAASEAWRDNGEIFASGIGPIPRLGASLAKLTHSPELLMTDSEAHLVSEPVPLGPRGDHQPKYEGYLPFERVFECVWFGARHAMIGPTQIDRWAQTNLSVVGGSYEQPKAAILGVRGLPGNSINHRNSFFVPQHNKRVFVEGEVDMVCGVGTKAERWLEGARRDFATLGVVVTNLCVMAFDGPNQAARVRSLHPGVSFEQVQDATGFPLLAADDMGTTQLPTAEQLEIIRRMDPHDIRAKQVKDNPPAVPEAA, from the coding sequence ATGTCTGAGCAGGCGACACTTGCAGAGCTGATGATCGTCGCGGCCAGCGAAGCCTGGCGCGACAACGGCGAAATCTTTGCCTCCGGCATCGGCCCGATCCCGCGTCTGGGCGCGAGCCTGGCCAAGCTGACGCACTCGCCCGAGCTGCTGATGACCGACAGCGAGGCGCACCTGGTGAGCGAGCCGGTGCCGCTGGGGCCGCGGGGCGACCACCAGCCGAAGTACGAGGGCTATCTGCCCTTCGAGCGCGTCTTCGAGTGCGTCTGGTTCGGGGCGCGCCACGCCATGATCGGACCGACGCAGATCGATCGCTGGGCGCAGACCAATCTTTCGGTGGTCGGCGGCAGCTACGAACAGCCCAAGGCGGCGATCCTGGGTGTGCGTGGTCTGCCCGGCAACAGCATCAATCACCGCAATTCCTTCTTCGTCCCGCAGCACAACAAGCGTGTCTTCGTGGAAGGCGAGGTCGATATGGTCTGCGGCGTTGGCACCAAGGCCGAGCGCTGGCTGGAAGGCGCCAGGCGTGACTTCGCGACCCTGGGCGTCGTCGTCACCAATCTCTGCGTCATGGCCTTCGACGGACCTAATCAGGCGGCGCGGGTGCGCTCCCTGCATCCGGGCGTGAGCTTCGAGCAGGTGCAGGACGCCACCGGCTTCCCGCTGCTGGCGGCTGATGACATGGGCACGACGCAGCTGCCGACTGCAGAGCAGCTCGAAATCATCCGGCGCATGGATCCGCATGACATCCGCGCGAAGCAAGTGAAGGACAACCCACCCGCAGTTCCGGAGGCGGCATGA
- a CDS encoding CoA transferase subunit A, with translation MDKSMTAAEAIGRLESGMTLGIGGWGPRRKPMALVRELLRSDVTDLTVVAYGGPEVGMLCAAGKVKRLVYPFVTMDAIPLEPYFRKARQSGELSIMELDEGMFEWGLRAAGMRMSFLPTRVGLATDVMSRNPELRTVASPYDDGEVYVAMPALKLDAALLHVNVADRLGNTLERGHDRFFDHLFARAADAAYVSCEQIKDQLQLDAETVQDNRFERYLVKGVVHAPCGAHPTYFGPDYGWDMAHLKAYNASATEEDGWAGYFNHYIAPGEDAYLKAVGGAEHIRSLSLPAF, from the coding sequence CTGGACAAGAGCATGACGGCGGCCGAGGCCATCGGGCGTCTGGAAAGCGGCATGACGCTGGGCATCGGTGGCTGGGGGCCGCGGCGCAAGCCGATGGCGCTGGTACGCGAGCTGCTGCGCTCGGATGTCACCGACCTCACGGTGGTCGCCTACGGCGGCCCGGAGGTCGGCATGCTGTGCGCGGCCGGCAAGGTCAAGCGGCTGGTCTATCCCTTCGTCACCATGGACGCGATCCCTCTGGAGCCCTACTTTCGCAAGGCGCGCCAGAGCGGCGAGCTGTCGATCATGGAGCTGGACGAGGGCATGTTCGAGTGGGGCCTGCGTGCCGCCGGCATGCGCATGTCCTTCCTGCCGACGCGGGTGGGTCTGGCGACCGACGTCATGTCGCGCAATCCGGAACTGCGCACGGTGGCCTCGCCCTACGACGACGGCGAGGTCTATGTGGCGATGCCGGCGCTGAAGCTGGATGCGGCCCTGCTGCACGTCAATGTCGCCGATCGCCTGGGCAACACGCTGGAGCGCGGCCATGACCGCTTCTTCGATCACCTCTTTGCGCGCGCTGCTGATGCCGCCTACGTCAGCTGCGAGCAGATCAAGGATCAGCTGCAGCTCGACGCCGAGACGGTCCAGGACAACCGCTTCGAGCGCTATCTGGTCAAGGGTGTCGTGCACGCCCCCTGCGGCGCGCACCCCACCTACTTCGGGCCCGACTACGGCTGGGACATGGCGCACCTCAAGGCCTACAACGCCTCGGCCACTGAAGAAGATGGCTGGGCGGGCTACTTCAACCACTACATCGCCCCCGGCGAGGACGCCTACCTGAAGGCCGTCGGCGGCGCCGAGCACATCCGCAGCCTATCGCTGCCGGCGTTTTGA
- a CDS encoding VOC family protein — translation MPQISQLAYVVAESTDIQRWRDYAEQVLGMQALDDGTGLALKMDERDFRISVISGAEDRYFASGWEVADAAAFDETIAAIEAAGQSVERGDEAFKKARRVTDIATFFDPAGNRHELTHGYSGGNAAFVSPIGVTGFKTGKYGMGHTVLPALPFDETRAFFVDKLGFGASDEFNFEPPDGSPGMRIHFLHCINGRHHSLALAEMPNPAGCVHIMVEVDSMTEVGKAHDRMQAFDVKLMATLGQHTNDKMTSFYMMTPSNFALEFGWGGEIVDPDKHETTKTESVSIWGHDFSVGFQ, via the coding sequence ATGCCGCAGATTTCCCAGCTGGCCTATGTCGTGGCCGAGTCCACCGACATCCAGCGTTGGCGCGACTACGCCGAGCAGGTGCTCGGGATGCAGGCGCTGGATGACGGCACCGGGCTCGCGTTGAAGATGGACGAGCGCGACTTTCGCATCAGCGTGATATCCGGCGCCGAGGACCGGTATTTCGCCTCGGGCTGGGAGGTGGCCGATGCGGCGGCTTTCGACGAGACCATCGCCGCCATCGAGGCGGCCGGACAAAGCGTGGAGCGCGGCGATGAGGCATTCAAGAAGGCGCGTCGGGTGACCGATATCGCGACCTTCTTCGACCCCGCGGGCAACCGCCACGAGCTTACGCATGGCTATAGCGGCGGCAATGCGGCCTTCGTCTCGCCCATCGGTGTGACGGGCTTCAAGACCGGCAAGTACGGCATGGGGCACACGGTATTGCCTGCGCTTCCCTTCGACGAGACGCGCGCCTTTTTCGTGGACAAGCTCGGCTTCGGCGCCTCCGACGAATTCAATTTCGAGCCGCCGGACGGCTCGCCGGGCATGCGCATCCACTTCCTGCACTGCATCAACGGCCGGCATCACAGCCTGGCGCTGGCCGAGATGCCGAATCCGGCCGGCTGCGTGCACATCATGGTGGAGGTCGATTCAATGACCGAGGTCGGCAAGGCGCACGACCGCATGCAGGCCTTCGACGTCAAGCTGATGGCGACGCTGGGGCAGCACACCAACGACAAGATGACCTCCTTCTACATGATGACCCCTTCGAACTTCGCATTGGAGTTCGGCTGGGGCGGCGAGATCGTCGATCCCGACAAGCACGAGACCACCAAGACCGAGAGCGTGAGCATCTGGGGTCACGATTTCTCGGTCGGCTTCCAGTAA
- a CDS encoding cyclase family protein, giving the protein MLQAELNRMTRLSGGFLTVIAATGALLAAAAPAPAEAQKEASVIERLQTDAPRNWGKWGDADEVGALNYLDAAQVKRGAQAVRSGKTFTLQIPMTHDDGPVFPGRVAMQHYMSQDEALYSSGKADPVAGGIKYSDDVAFMYLQGTTHVDALAHAWYGEQIYGGTSADSTVHGHAVADVAALGERGIVGRGTLLDVGRHRGGDNGRLPPNTCIHLKDLEATAKAQDIEVAKRDILVIRTGSLVRYYEDEPDAEWNAMNEPGLCYSRELLQWLDAMETPAILMDNIAIEKVVQEIDGEQLVIPLHGALMRDMGIVLSEINWLEDLAEDSADDGQYSFLLTAAPLKVEEGSGAPVNPVAVK; this is encoded by the coding sequence ATGCTGCAAGCCGAACTGAACCGGATGACCCGCCTTTCGGGCGGATTCCTCACCGTGATCGCTGCAACCGGTGCCCTGTTGGCTGCCGCCGCGCCCGCTCCAGCCGAGGCGCAGAAAGAAGCATCCGTCATCGAGCGCCTGCAGACCGACGCCCCTCGCAATTGGGGTAAATGGGGCGACGCTGACGAGGTCGGCGCGCTGAATTACCTGGACGCCGCGCAAGTTAAGCGCGGCGCGCAGGCGGTACGCAGCGGCAAGACCTTCACGCTACAGATTCCGATGACGCACGACGACGGCCCGGTCTTTCCGGGGCGCGTGGCCATGCAGCACTACATGTCGCAGGACGAGGCGCTGTACAGCTCTGGCAAGGCCGACCCGGTGGCCGGCGGCATCAAGTATTCCGACGACGTCGCCTTCATGTACCTGCAGGGCACCACCCACGTCGATGCGCTGGCGCACGCCTGGTACGGCGAGCAGATCTACGGCGGCACGTCAGCCGACAGCACCGTGCACGGCCATGCGGTGGCAGATGTGGCGGCGCTCGGCGAGCGCGGCATCGTCGGCCGCGGCACGCTGCTGGATGTGGGCCGGCATCGCGGCGGCGACAACGGCCGCCTGCCGCCGAACACCTGCATTCACCTGAAAGACCTTGAAGCCACGGCCAAGGCGCAGGACATCGAAGTCGCCAAGCGCGACATTCTCGTCATCCGCACCGGTTCGCTCGTGCGCTACTACGAGGACGAACCGGACGCCGAGTGGAACGCGATGAACGAGCCCGGTCTCTGCTACAGCCGCGAGCTGCTGCAATGGCTGGACGCCATGGAAACGCCCGCCATCCTGATGGACAACATCGCCATCGAGAAGGTGGTGCAGGAGATCGACGGCGAGCAGCTGGTGATCCCGCTGCACGGCGCGCTGATGCGCGACATGGGCATCGTCCTCAGCGAAATCAACTGGCTGGAGGATCTGGCCGAAGACAGCGCGGATGATGGGCAGTACAGCTTCCTGCTGACGGCCGCTCCGCTGAAGGTGGAAGAGGGCAGCGGCGCACCGGTGAATCCGGTAGCCGTCAAGTAA